A stretch of the Manis pentadactyla isolate mManPen7 chromosome 16, mManPen7.hap1, whole genome shotgun sequence genome encodes the following:
- the GCM1 gene encoding chorion-specific transcription factor GCMa has product MEPEEFDSEDKEMLSWDINDMKLPQNVKKTDWFQEWPDSYEKHIYSSDDRNAQRHLSSWAMRNTNNHNSRILKKSCLGVVVCSHDCASVEGRKVYLRPAICDKARQKQQRKRCSNCNGPLKLIPCRGHGGFPVTNFWRHDGRFIFFQSKGEHDHPKPETKLEAEARRAMKKAHTASSVSLKLKGSPETKALPGETQSWGSLPLTWTLQEGVQLSGSYSGHLIANAPPQKSLNDCLSFSKGYGFGGATDVADSTSTLDPSKLYDKCKLSSSWIYNSGDLIQPVSGVFSDYNDLQTWNKNTVLGRNPLNDNRCPNYSLPLTNWPYEFSLSQTSSEPFYQQIPGEPPAAKTSCHPLWPNPGGDLHEEKVRVDCSSYCPTATCHSPQEDPLLLTYSSHPHHQSSLPAKSSKWDFDEEMRYMGLDHCNSEMFLNLCPLR; this is encoded by the exons AACGTGAAGAAGACCGACTGGTTCCAGGAGTGGCCAGATTCCTACGAGAAGCACATCTACAGCTCGGACGACAGGAACGCGCAGCGGCACCTGAGCAGCTGGGCCATGCGCAATACCAACAACCACAACTCCCGCATCCTCAAGAAGTCGTGCCTGGGCGTGGTGGTGTGCAGCCACGACTGCGCGTCCGTGGAGGGCCGCAAGGTCTACCTGAGGCCCGCCATCTGCGACAAGGCCCGGCAGAAACAGCAGA GGAAACGCTGTTCCAACTGCAACGGGCCTCTGAAGCTCATTCCTTGCCGAGGCCATGGAGGCTTCCCGGTCACTAACTTCTGGAGGCACGACGGACGCTTCATATTTTTCCAG TCAAAGGGGGAGCATGATCATCCCAAACCAGAAACCAAACTGGAAGCCGAGGCACGAAGAGCAATGAAGAAAGCGCACACAGCGTCCTCCGTGTCCTTGAAGCTGAAGGGGAGCCCAGAGACAAAG GCTCTTCCAGGCGAAACACAAAGCTGGGGAAGTTTGCCTTTAACTTGGACTCTCCAGGAAGGCGTCCAGTTGTCTGGTAGTTACAGTGGACACTTAATAGCTAACGCGCCCCCACAGAAGTCGCTGAATGATTGCTTATCCTTTTCCAAGGGTTATGGTTTCGGGGGAGCCACCGATGTGGCAGACTCCACTTCCACCTTGGACCCTAGTAAGCTCTATGACAAATGTAAATTGTCCAGCAGTTGGATCTACAATAGTGGGGACTTGATTCAGCCTGTTTCTGGAGTCTTCTCTGACTACAATGATCTGCAAACATGGAATAAAAACACTGTTTTAGGGAGAAATCCTCTTAATGACAACCGTTGTCCCAATTATTCTTTACCCTTGACCAACTGGCCTTATGAGTTCTCCCTTTCCCAGACCTCTTCTGAACCCTTTTACCAGCAGATTCCAGGGGAGCCACCTGCAGCCAAAACCAGCTGTCACCCACTGTGGCCAAATCCAGGGGGTGATCTTCACGAAGAGAAGGTACGTGTGGATTGTAGCAGCTATTGCCCGACCGCCACGTGCCATTCACCTCAGGAAGACCCCTTGCTCCTCACCTACTCCTCCCATCCTCACCATCAATCCTCCCTGCCGGCCAAGAGCAGCAAGTGGGATTTCGATGAAGAAATGCGGTACATGGGTTTGGATCACTGCAACAGTGAAATGTTTCTAAACCTCTGTCCGTTAAGATGA